The Bos indicus x Bos taurus breed Angus x Brahman F1 hybrid chromosome 3, Bos_hybrid_MaternalHap_v2.0, whole genome shotgun sequence genome segment atccagccatctcatctctgtcgtcctcttctcctgcccccaatccgtcccagcatcagagtcttttccaatgagtcagctcttcgcgtgaggtggccaaagtactggagtttcagctttagcatcattccttccaaagaatacccagggctaatgtccttcagaatggactggttggatctccttgcagtccaagggactctcaagagtcttctccaacaccacagttcaaaagcatcaattctgtgctcagcctccttcacagtccaactctcacatccatacatgaccacaggaaaaaccatagccttgactagatggacttttgttggcaaagtgaagtctaGGCCCGCACAAtagggctgcagtccctggataGTCTTTAAATGATTCATTCATTGTTCTTCCTGTCCGAGGAAGAGAAGTTGCAATTTTCAATATTGACATTTTTTTACGTGGAAACAGCCCTTTAATCTCAGCTACAGTGTTTCTTTTACTGACCCTGGGATCATTTTTACACAATCTTCCTGTTACCTTCTGAGAACTGTCCTTAAAGAGAAATAGCTACTTCTGAGTCACTTATTTAATAAGAAGAAAGTAATAAGGTTGCTTCTGTTGCAGAGAAAATTGAAAGAACCGTCCAGATTGAGGCTTCCACTGTTGAGATTGAAGAGCGCGGGGTGAAGCTGCGTCTGACCGTGGTGGACACCCCGGGCTATGGGGATGCCATCAACTGCAGGGACTGGTACGTCCCCAGGGCCCTCGGTGGTGAGGCTGTGCCCCTGCCAAgcgtgtctctgtgtgtttcagTCCGTCATGGTCACTCACGATTGCTGGGTTTGGGGTAGCTGTGTGTGACAGAATGATAAGACAATTTAAATCATTCTCACTATAGCGTTTTTAATGAGGAATTTCACAAGGAATGAGTATTTTAAGAGCACTCTAGTGAGATCTAATATCACAAAGCCAACGAAACAGCAAATGCTAACATAAATAAAGCACCTTGATTTGGACCGTGGCTAGTGAACAAGATACCACGATAGTCTTCCTCCTTTGCGTATTCAAGAAGATGAGGTCTCTGAAGAGACTTGCTCCAGACCGAGTGTCTGTCGTTGGCTGCTTATTGGTGACTCTGCACAGTGAGGAAGCGAGGAGGTGGACTGTGAGTGCAGTCTGGGCCGTGCCGCCTGGAGAGAGCACCACGTCACTGTACAGCCTTTCTGGGTTCTAATCCCACAAACCCAAGGCAGCAGCTTTCCAGCACTCACGGGGAGAGGGCGGAGgggcagagggcttcccttgtctttctccttctcctgggcTCCCTCCTTCCTGCAGCCACCGCTGCAGCTCACTTGTGGGAGTCCTGCTCCACTCCCCGCCCCCGCTCCTGTCTGTCTCCTGGCAGTCCGCTCAGGCTCTTTGTAACCTATTGCATCCGGGCTTTCGACCTTCAATACTTAAGAGGAAATGATTCTCAGCAGTTTCCAAAAGCCACCATGTTGCCAAACCTAGGAGTCGGTTTTCCGTTTCCATCCTGCAGTTGGGTTGTTAAATCACATCTGCTAGAGGGGCAGGGGCTAGAGAAACCCGTTTGTCTTTGTAGTCAGGGGTGCTGCCTCTTGTATCCCGTGATGATTGGTATTTGTCTCTCAGCTTTAAAACCATCATCTGCTACATCGACGAGCAGTTCGAGCGGTACCTGCACGACGAGAGCGGCCTGAACAGGCGGCACATCATCGACAACAGGGTGCACTGCTGCTTCTACTTCATCTCCCCCTTCGGGCACGGGTGAGCGCCTGCGCCCCGGGCGCGCGCGCGAGGGCGGCCGCTGCGCCTGCGCCTTACAGTCCCCCACATGTGCATGATTCGCTGTGAGAGCTGAAGTGATTGAGAGAAAAATTTTTCCCTTAAACACGACTTTTAGACTGAAGCCACTGGATGTTGCGTTCATGAAGGCGATCCACAACAAGGTGAATATCGTGCCTGTCATCGCGAAAGCCGACACGCTCACCCTGAAGGAGCGGGAGCGCCTGAAGAAAAGGGTGCGTGCTGGGCTCCTGGGGGGCgggcctgggaggggagggggcactgAGCAGGCCTTGGGGGGGGTGGCGGGAGGCGGGGGGCGGgcatgggaggggaggggaggggcctcccagcaggcctgggttggggggggcgggcctgggaggggagaggaggggaggggcctcCCAGCAGGCCTCCCTGGTGCTGGTGCTGCCAGCATCAGCGCATATCTGTGTCTCACCGTCGTGTAAGCTTAGGAGGAAATCGATGTGCACTGTACTTTGAAAGAGCCTGTGTTTTCCTCAAACACAGTTGGTAACTGTCTGGCTCTCTGGAGCCTGGGTGTGGGCCTCCCCCCGCCTGGGCCGGCTCTGGACCCTTGCCGTGTTTAGGGTAGCTGTCTTCTGAGGCGTGGGGCACGGCGTCCTGTCTCAGGCTGCCTTCGCCCGGTCGCTGGTCCGATTCTCTTCCAGGCACTTGAACCCCGTTGCTGTATTTTTCCGGGTTTTAGAGCCTTGCTGCTCGACTGCGTTTTTACCTACTCGTAGATACTGCTGTATTTTTAGACGCTGATTACCGTGTTGTAAAAGATTTCACCTGCTGTGACCTTTGTGGTTTTGTGTTTCTCCTGATGTCTTCTGTCAGCCTTCTCCTTTATTGTCATAAATGctgccagttttttaaaaaacatgcagGCCCTTGGAAGAGCACCTGAGAACTCGGGCACTTTTGTCCCTGACAGGAAACAGTTGAGCAGCTCATACTTACGGGGACTTCACCTTAATAGGGGTACATTTCAGACATGCAGTGGAGAGAGCTGTCAGGGTTAGAATGCTCTGTATCCATCTCTGATTACGTGTACAGAGCTCATAGGTCTTGATCTCAGagtctgaaatgaaatgaaatcctGGGCCTTTCCTCTTATCTGGCTTCTCTCCTGTGCCTGTCCACATGCTCCTTTCCTCATCTAAGAACGTCTGTCCCCAGACCTCTGtccgcccctccctccctctcagaaCGATCCCATGGTTCTTGTCGTACCCAGACTGAGCATGCGTGGTTAGTGTTGATCTGTCGCTTTCTTACTCCTCTCTTCCAGTTCTGGGTGGCCTAGTTACTAGCTTTGCTCTGTCCTCGTCCCCAGCGTAAGCCTTGTCTTGCGGGGCAGGGGACAGAGCAGCTTCCTGCTCCCTGCTCAGCTTCTCCATCTCAGCAGGGAGGGAGTGAGCAGTCCTGAGCAGACCAAGGTCAGCTTGCCAGGGCCAGGATGCAGGGAGGGCTTTTTCTTAGATCGTGACATAGTGTGGACAGTGAATTCATCCGAGATCTTTGACCACGCGAGACCCTAGTCACATTAAGGAGGAGCAAGTTTGGGAGCAGGTTTGAAGCAGAGCTGCTTCCTGCTGCCTTGGCCTGTCTTTTCTCTTCCGTTGAGGGCCCAGATTCTAGCGTGAGGGTAAGCAGAGGGCCAGCCTGCCCCAGACCTGGTGGAGTGCCCAGCACGTGTAGGGGCTTGGGGGCTGGGTTTCTGGTAGACTGACGGGTGAATGCATGCTAGCTTCCACTCCAGCCCAGTTTTTTCCCGTCTAGGCAACTCTGCCACTTGGTTCAGCACTCTTGGCCTATTAGATGAAATCGAGACCCTCGATCCCTTCCTGACATTGGGGAGCTGTCCACTTGTCAGCCCCAGTCACGCTCggccctgcctcccagccctCCTGGATTCCTTGTTGCCCTCCGGCCACTGGCAGGTGTCCCCCTGGCCCCTCCTGGCCCTGCCGAGCGGCCCCTTGCTGGCCTGCTTGTGTGCAGTGCCCTCTGCGGCTGCTCGGGGACAGCCGTTGGTCCGTGGCCTCGGCAGGGCCGGGGGGGTGCATTCCTGTTGTTTTTCTGGCTGGAGGACCCCTTGGAGTGCACGCCAGCCTTTTGAGTGGTTTGTAAGATCATTTGAAAATGGttttaatttgggagaatggcattgaaacatgtaaaatatcatgtatgaaacgaaagaaaaaaaaatggttttaatcAGTAGGATTCCTTATTGAGACTTGGATAGTTCTGGTGTGTTTCTAATATGACGGGTCACACTTGACTGAAACAGTCAGCACACAGTTTGCTACAGTTGCTCCTGGCGTGGTCATTCTTTCAGATTCTGGATGAAATTGAGGAACATAACATCAAAATCTATCACTTACCTGACGCAGAGTCCGATGAAGATGAAGATTTTAAAGAGCAGACTCGACTTCTCAAGGTGGGTGCCGTGCCCGCGGACGCACAGGGTTGGTCACTCCGCCTTCCTGTGgctgttgctatttagtcactaagttgggtccagctctttgtgaccccttggactgtagccccccagactcctctgtccttgggatttcccaggcaagatactggagtgggtggccgcttcctcctccaggggatcttcccgaccccggggttgaacccgggtctgctgcattgacgggcagattctttactgctggtgccacccgggaagccccgcTTCTTGCAGTCAGTGTATTTAACTTGGAAAGAGCTGGTGAGGGCCAGGTGTCTAGAGGCTTGGCCTCTGGGGTTGCCCGGGCAGGTGCAGTTACGCTGGTGCTGTTGCTTCCGGCACGTTTTGGCACAGCTGTCTCCTGCCGCCACCTGCGAGTGGGATGTGCGCCTACGCTTTTGCAGTGAGCCCTGAGGTCGGCGGCAGTGTGCACGTTCTCTGCTCATGTCCCTGTTTGCAGTGAAAGTTGGGGTTCCCCGTGTAGAGCCAGTCTACCCCACGTGTCTCCTTCTAGGCCAGCATCCCTTTCTCTGTGGTTGGATCCAATCAGCTGATTGAAGCCAAAGGCAAGAAGGTCAGAGGCCGCCTCTACCCTTGGGGCGTCGTGGAGGTGGAGAACCCGGAGCACAACGACTTCCTGAAGCTGAGGACGATGCTCATGTGAGTGCCGTCTCCCTGTGGTGGTGCCCGGCCGGGAAAGCGGGGCTTCCAAGCGGGGCTTCCCTGCAGCGGGCGGTCCAGCTCCGTGCAGAGGCCCGCCCGCTTCTGACTGCCGCAGACTGGTCTCTCCCGCTGGGGCCTGCGCTCCTCCTCAGGCTTGGACACCCTGATGGTTTTCTCTGCAGGTGACAGTGACAGGCTCCCTCTGGTATAAAGGTTAAGCTTGCAGAGTCACGAACGTCTGAACTGCGTGTTCCCATAAGTCCCTTCAGAGGAGCGTATTCTGGTTTAGGCGGCGCTCACCTTGGTGGCTCTCCTAGTGGCTCTTCCTCTGACCATGGGCGGTGGTCTCCTGTGGGAGGTGCCCCGGGTCTCGTTCCTGGCGTGTGCTTCGTGTGCATGACCAGGTGCCCCCCCACAAGTGGCAGGTGCATGTCGCCCAACCCCGGTGCGTCTCTTGTCTTGCAGCACTCACATGCAGGATCTCCAGGAGGTGACCCAGGACCTGCACTATGAGAACTTCCGGTCCGAGAGGCTCAAGAGAGGCGGCAGGTCATTGCCCAAGCCGCGCCGCCCCCTCTGCTCCTGTGCCCAGCTCAGCTGGCCGCCAGCATCAGCGTTCGGTGTCCTGCCTAGAGCTATCTCCACACACTTGTTGCTAGTTTAATCGCTCGTGGGGCCGGGTGTGTTTTTGATCCGTTTTGCCTGTTGAAAGGCGTCTCTAATCGTTTATATCAAGAACAGTTGTAGTAGAAAGGCTGCAGACTTGTGTTGGGTCCTTTTTGGATACAAGGTCCTTTGTACCCACGTATGAGGTGCACTTTGGAGATCACTTTAGGTGTTGTTAATTTGGGGACCAGAGGTTAAGAAGGGATTTAGAGGCAGCAAGACCATGCTGTCCGAGGACCGTCAGGCTGTGGTGCCATGCAGCAGCCATGTCAAGCTGCGTCTGTGGGCTCAGAGGCCTCCACGCCCGCTTCTCTGCCTGGACATTTACAACGTGTTCCTTTTACAGTATGATGGCTATAGTCTTTGTTCAGAACTTATCTTAGAAACCTACTCTTCAGATAAAATCTGCCATTTTTTGAGTAAAGTTGGAAGTGttacacccacccacccccccagctTAGAGTAAGAAAAATATcttgaattttccattttgtgttttctttttgatcattttttcttttttattcattcatgttgttagTCCGAAAAATAGTAAGTTTATATGATTTCCAATAGATTTTTCTCAGAAATTGTATTTCTGAGAAGTTGTAAAGTGAAATTTTACTACTTTGGGTATCTCTCATCAGAAATGACCAGCCGTAATTTGTTGTAATGTTATACTTGTAATTTCTTTCAACTCTTAGGAAAGTAGAAAATGAGGACATGAATAAAGACCAGATACTGCTGGAGAAGGAAGCTGAGGTAAGTAGAAAAGTATTGTAGTTTTTAGTCTTCAATAGCAAGTTAATGGGAAAAGTTGGAAATAGAGTTTAGTGACATGGCTGATTTGTATAAGGTTTAAAAATCAGTAGTTTTCATATACACAGACAATGAAAATATAACGACAGAAATTGTCAATCACTGTCATTAAGAGAAATTTAAGGAATACGTATGACTTACACAGGggatgaaactagagaaagctgccCTGAGAAGTGCGTTCAGAGTTTGAACCGACAGGAAGCTCTAGGAGGCAGGGTGCAGGCGAGGACCGCGGTCTGTAGCGCAGCGCACTCCCTGCAGAGCCTGTCTGCCAAGTCCCCTGAGAGCCCGTGACGGGGCGACTGCCGTCCTGGAGAGCGGCCGGGTGTGGAGGCGCAGGGCGCTTGTGAGGGGACGGGGACGGTCACCGCGGGAGCAGCTGGGCCTCGGGCCCCTCGAGGGCAGCCCCCACGGCAGGGCAGCAGCTGTTTCCCGCCTCTCTAGGTCAAACTCTCTCATGctgtctttcctttcttatttcttctgtttcttggtcattttatttttcatttgaatggCCTTTTCTTATTGTGTGCTCGGTGTTCTGTTGAGACCTTGGTCCTTTCACTGGCTGGTCAGAGTCGGCGAGGGTCAGCTCATGGGGCCGCAGTCACGGCCCCGTGAGGGCCCCGGGCTCATATGCCCCTCTCGTGTCCGCAGCTCCGCCGCATGCAGGAGATGATTGCGCGGATGCAGGCACAGATGCAGCTGCAGCTGCAGGGCGGCGACGGCGACAGCGGGGTCCACGGGCAGCACGTGTGAGGTGAGGCCCGGCCTGGGGAGCAGCCCCGGCCCCGAGGGGAGGGCGGCTCCCGGGAGACCGCGCTTCCCACCCCCGTCCAGCGAGGGCGGCCGTGTTCTCGCAGCTTCTCAGCCTGGAAGCTGGTCCGCAGCTGGAGTGGGAAGCCGAGCCAGTCCTTCCTGTGTAGGGAAGAAGGCCGCGCttccctcctgtgtctcctcccacCTGGGACACCTCGCTCCTGCTCCCAGATGCATGCAGGTCCCCACGCCTGCCACCTGGAGCTCACGTCCGACCCTGCAGGATGGGGCTCAGTCCCAGACTGGGCACCAGTCtgcccccacttcagatgccagtcacaagtTGAGGTTGTCAACTGCACTCTGACGGACTGGCAGAGGTTAGAGGTTCCCATACCCACACCCCTACAGGAAAACGTCCGACTTCCTAGATCACATTTATTGAGGGTAAAATACAGTACACAGACGACGAGCCCTACAGGGTGAGGCCCAAAACGAGTGCAGAACTTCTGTCCCCGAGGAGCTGGGTCTGTCACCTTCCTGGTGGGGTGGATTCACCCCCGAAAACTCTCTAGACTCCTACTTTAGAGATTTAATATCTCGACAATGGAAGAAAAATTGTATATTAAAGTAGCTTTTGTTGGTTATACAATTTGAAATTTATTAAGGCTCAAAGTATCTTTACAGAGAGAATTTTTTCCAATAAAAGCTTTCCTGTGTTTCTCACTGAGCCGCGTGGACCGCTAATGAGAAAACGGGAAGCTCCAGGAGCCAAGCACCCGCCTCCCATGAGCTGCTGAGCGGCAGTGACACTCTCACTGCCGGGTTGGGTGGCGTGACCGTGTGCAGCGTGCAGCTCCCGTGTGAGGCCCTAACGGACCCAGCTTGGCTCTCCTCCAGGGTCTGTTCTCAGAGGTGCACCCGAGTTTTTTAGCAGTTTTCACTCGAATCCGTTGAGGAATGGGACAACTCTGCTCTTGTTTCTTGGCCAGGAATCTCTTGATCCTAAAAGTTTTATGAGAAGACATGGTGAGGAGCAAATTCAATCACACGTAGGATGGTGGAGGAAAGAGCCAAAGGGAGCTTAATGTAATTGGAATGGCTCAGGCAGAGCAGAAGTAGAGGTGGGCTGAGGGGTCCCCTAGAGGGAGACTGCTGGTATGGCCCCTCAGCGCAGCTCCGCCCTGACTGCTCGTCCTTGGTGGGTCCGGGGGTCGGGCCAGGCTGTGCTGCCTCCCCGAAgtgccctctccctgccccttggACAGGGGACGCTCAGAGCTGTCCAGGCAGTGGCTAACTAGCTCCAAGCAGAGGGAGCAGAAGGTAAAGTCAGagcccagaggaggaggagaacgTGGGGTCAGGGTGGAGGCTGGCCTGCTCCCCGGAGGAGCTGCCCGGGGCCAGGCAGTGCCCGCCCGCCCAGCTCTAGGGAGAAGCCGGGATCTGGGCACGGGGTCTCCAGTGTGGTTAGGGGCCTGGGACTGTAGAGGCGTCACTCACATGCTGTGACGACGTGAGCAGCTGCGGGCTGAGCTGCCACATTGCTGGGGCAGTGAGACAGAAGGCGAGGGGCCCTGAGGCTGGGCACCTGTCAGAGGTCTCCACGACACACAGCTGACGAAGGACCTGGgcggggccaggctgggggcGCTGGTCACCGAATAAAGCCCTTGCCCTTGGTGGCTGATTGGGAGAGGTTTTAGTTGTGAAATCGCTGGAGAGGAAGACACAAGTAGGTAGGAAGGTACGCGCACTCACTTTTAGAGGGAGCGTCCAGGGAGCCTACCTGGGTCAGGTGTGACTGCTTCTCCTTGGTCGTCGTGTCACAAGGTCCCGGGGGCCTTTCTGAGTGAGTGTGGAGGTCCCACTTCAGCAGTGAGGACGCTGGCCCTTGTCAGCTGGTGGGCCTTCTGACGCCAGGGCAGCACTGCCCAGGCAGGTTTGCGCCTGCTGGGAAgcggtgggagggagaggggccgAGGAGTGCCAGGGCTCCCCTGGGGCGGGAGGGGGCCATGGGTGTTGGCTCACTTCTCTGTTCTGCTGCTTCTCTTTCTGAAGCTTTACAGAATTATGAAAATTCCACTTTGGGTATAAAACCGGTACATTTCTGCGTACTTTTCATCCCGGTTTCCGAGAACTTTGTAAGTGAGGTTTTGCCTTTAGTAGACACTGTGGTCCTCGGGGCCCACCGTCTGCTCAACCTTTGCCCTTTGTTATTACACAGAAAAATCCTGCTGGTCGTGGTCTGAGCGGTGGGCAGGGCAGGACTCCCACATAAACgtcttgtgttttgtttttccaggaAACACTTTGCAAGATGAATATTCCTATGAGTAACACAGCTGCGTGTTTTCAAGACTGTTGGAGGGGTGCCTGTCCACATTTCACAGTACCTGTGcctaagaatttaattttttaaaaactttcaatgTGCTATTTTGTATGAAGTACCTTAACCTTTGCATTTCATTGTTATGTTATACTTATATTCTGTGAGGTGAACtgtccattttccttcttcttccactTCAAGTAACCACTAACGCTAGAACTGATGCCCAGGGACCAGTCAGCACGTATAGTTAATAGTGGAATTCCATTTGACTGGCCTAACCGACTAATCGTGATTTACTTCTAGAACATTCGGATTTCCGAGAACGTTCCTGAGCAGTAGAGACCTGAGCGCAGAAGGACGAGCTGCCCGGGTGCCAGGCCGTTCTCACCAAGCCATGGCACCTGCCTCCCTGCCTTGCTTTTGTTTGACCATAGCATCCAAAACCAGTTTTGCTGCTATAACTCCATACTGTTAATTCATCTGCACATTATCTGTTTACCAAATGAAAAGATACCTAATTAGATACATGTTTATACTTAAATAGCTTTTTTACAAACAGGCTGTTAGGGGTGAGTTTTTAAACAAGTCTTTGAATTGTGAGGTCATTTTTTTAACCACTATGCAGAGAACTCAGCACAAACCACGTTCTATAGAGTTTGCCACGAAAACCCATGAGCTGCAATTTCCATGTCACAGCTAAGATTCTTACCTATGTGGCGAGAGTCAGTAAACTGTTTGTACTCAACTAGATTTATAGCATAACTTTTTAAGGGAAATTAACAGTTGATCTGTGCAGAAGTCTGCCTTTTTATACTGCACTTGGCGTGTTTTCTGTGACTGCAGTGCGGAAATGTATCTGGGCAGTGCCATCACGGTTCCCAGTGCAGTTCTGGTTTGGCTTCGCTTGGACTGATCCCGTTCTCA includes the following:
- the SEPT2 gene encoding septin-2, encoding MSKQQQTQFINPETPGYVGFANLPNQVHRKSVKKGFEFTLMVVGESGLGKSTLINSLFLTDLYPERVIPGAAEKIERTVQIEASTVEIEERGVKLRLTVVDTPGYGDAINCRDCFKTIICYIDEQFERYLHDESGLNRRHIIDNRVHCCFYFISPFGHGLKPLDVAFMKAIHNKVNIVPVIAKADTLTLKERERLKKRILDEIEEHNIKIYHLPDAESDEDEDFKEQTRLLKASIPFSVVGSNQLIEAKGKKVRGRLYPWGVVEVENPEHNDFLKLRTMLITHMQDLQEVTQDLHYENFRSERLKRGGRKVENEDMNKDQILLEKEAELRRMQEMIARMQAQMQLQLQGGDGDSGVHGQHV